The following are from one region of the Acanthopagrus latus isolate v.2019 chromosome 2, fAcaLat1.1, whole genome shotgun sequence genome:
- the slc19a3b gene encoding solute carrier family 19 member 3b, with translation MACWAKLESSSWIYPTALLSLYGFFANCRVAEPFLTAYLIGPNKNISEEVVTNYLFPIWTYSYLAFLFPIFLLTDFLRYKPLIMLQGLFLVTNYILLCFAPGLPAMTFLQVNYAVVTSTEVAYFSYIYSVIPVENYQRATGYLRSAMLAGYTFGASLGQILISLAGVDYFYINAITLGIVSMAFLISFWLPMPQRSLFFKGREAAAGGLQSQQGGPPGPNGPEEPVVYKDGAGSEREKMEHDGSTGWCSGENMASAGHLLWRSFRESYSSRRLIYWSLWWALATAGYVQVFNYIQLLWDHIEPSATSSIYNGGVEAACSLVGAAAAFSVGHLKVTWTVWGELALGLFSAVATGAVFLMAFTSSIWACYGGYVIFKSCYMFLITITTFQIAANLSMQCYALTFGINTFVALLLQTILTFIVVDEAVLGLDIVTQFIVYGSYYAVISVLFLIRGSYTACTFQRNPEPTDTNEEPRVEVISAEHF, from the exons ATGGCGTGTTGGGCCAAGCTGGAGTCCTCCAGCTGGATTTATCCCACTGCACTCCTGTCCCTCTATGGGTTTTTTGCAAACTGCAGGGTAGCAGAGCCCTTCCTCACAGCATACTTAATTGGACCAAACAAGAACATCTCTGAAGAAGTG GTGACCAACTACCTGTTCCCTATCTGGACATACTCCTACCTGGCGTTCCTTTTCCCTATTTTCCTCCTGACTGACTTCCTGAGGTATAAACCCCTCATTATGCTGCAGGGGCTCTTCCTGGTCACCAACTACATCCTGCTCTGCTTTGCCCCGGGTCTGCCTGCTATGACCTTCCTTCAG GTCAACTATGCTGTTGTGACGTCCACAGAGGTGGCCTACTTCTCCTACATTTACAGCGTGATTCCGGTTGAGAATTACCAAAGAGCCACTGGTTACCTGCGGAGTGCCATGCTGGCTGGATATACATTCGGTGCCAGCCTGGGCCAAATTCTCATCTCCTTGGCGG GAGTGGACTACTTCTACATCAATGCTATCACCCTGGGGATTGTAAGCATGGCTTTTCTCATCTCCTTCTGGCTGCCCATGCCCCAGAGGAGCCTGTTCTTCAAAGgcagagaagctgcagctggGGGCCTGCAGTCCCAGCAGGGGGGGCCACCGGGACCGAATGGGCCTGAGGAACCGGTGGTGTATAAGGACGGAGCTGGctcggagagagagaagatggagcATGATGGCAGCACTGGCTGGTGCAGCGGGGAAAACATGGCCTCCGCGGGCCATCTACTTTGGCGAAGCTTCAGGGAGTCGTATTCTTCCAG GCGTTTAATCTACTGGTCCCTGTGGTGGGCTCTGGCCACTGCTGGCTATGTGCAGGTTTTCAACTACATCCAGTTGTTGTGGGACCATATAGAACCATCTGCCACATCGTCCATCTACAACGGAGGTGTAGAGGCTGCGTGCTCTCTTGTGG GTGCTGCGGCAGCCTTCTCAGTGGGCCACCTCAAGGTGACCTGGACCGTGTGGGGAGAGCTGGCACTGGGGTTGTTCTCAGCTGTAGCCACAGGTGCCGTCTTTCTCATGGCATTCACCAGCAGTATCTGGGCGTGCTATGGCGGTTATGTCATATTCAAGTCCTGCTACATGTTTCTCATCACCATCACAAC GTTTCAGATCGCGGCCAACCTCTCCATGCAGTGCTATGCTCTGACATTTGGGATCAACACGTTTGTGGCCCTTCTGCTGCAGACCATTTTAACCTTCATAGTCGTGGATGAAGCTGTACTGGGACTGGACATTGTGACGCAG TTCATCGTCTATGGAAGCTACTATGCTGTCATCTCGGTGCTGTTTCTGATCCGAGGGAGCTACACTGCCTGCACATTTCAACGTAATCCAGAGCCCACAGATACCAACGAAGAGCCAAGGGTGGAGGTGATCTCTGCTGAACACTTCTGA
- the slc19a3a gene encoding thiamine transporter 2 — MEAVKKLREDWRYPTTLLCIYGFFSTVKPLEPFLIPYLTGPDKNLTTEQVNNQIFPVWTYSYLSVLVPVFLLTDWLRYKPVVVFQCVSLFVTTAMLRWMYSVPAMQAMQFFYGVVTASEVAYFSYIYSMVDLKRYRKATSYSRSVQLLGYTVGSVLGQLLVSFDLMSYDNIVVFTLVLTAIALLTSCLLPMPQQSMFFHRKHTGQKTATEGAEGHVDGTGDATEHPSGSKVSEERLRVENAEARGEMEDEAGTGLDEKGLKVEDLGESVGTNTCGKVLCQLWRDFRQCYSSRQLLYWSMWWAMATCGYNQTVNYVQVLWEHVQPSQNFSIYNGGVEAVSNLFGAATAYGIGFTEVRWEQWGELALGGFSGLGSAALFLMTFTGNIWICYISYVVFKGLYMLLITIAMFQIAADLTMERYALVFGANSFGALALQTIITSVVVDSRGLGLGIIPQFTIYASYFSFIAVVFSLRGLFTIWTARRRSKDSMAPEKTEPPDSVEHKF, encoded by the exons atggagGCAGTCAAGAAGTTGAGGGAAGACTGGAGGTATCCCACAACTCTGCTGTGCATATATGGATTCTTCAGCACAGTTAAACCCCTGGAGCCTTTCCTCATCCCATACCTGACAGGACCGGACAAGAATCTGACAACAGAGCAG GTAAACAATCAAATTTTCCCAGTGTGGACGTACTCCTACCTGTCTGTGCTGGTGCCGGTGTTCCTGCTGACGGACTGGCTGCGCTACAAGCCTGTGGTGGTTTTCCAGTGCGTCAGCCTCTTCGTCACCACAGCGATGCTACGCTGGATGTACAGTGTACCCGCCATGCAGGCCATGCAGTTCTTCTACGGGGTGGTGACAGCCAGTGAGGTGGCCTATTTCTCCTACATCTACAG TATGGTGGATCTGAAGAGATACCGGAAAGCCACCTCTTACAGCCGCAGTGTGCAGCTCCTGGGGTACACAGTGGGCTCTGTGCTGGGCCAGCTGCTCGTCAGCTTCGACCTCATGTCCTACGACAACATTGTGGTATTTACTCTAGTTCTCACCGCCATCGCTCTCCTCACTTCCTGCCTCCTACCAATGCCTCAGCAGAGCATGTTCTTTCACCGCAAACacactggacagaaaacagcaacagaggGTGCAGAGGGTCATGTAGATGGGACTGGGGATGCAACAGAACACCCAAGTGGATCAAAGGTTTCCGAGGAAAGACTAAGAGTTGAAAATGCGGAGGCAAGAGGTGAGATGGAGGATGAAGCAGGAACAGGACTTGATGAGAAAGGCCTTAAAGTTGAGGACCTTGGGGAGTCAGTTGGCACGAACACCTGTGGCAAAGTCCTCTGCCAGCTTTGGAGGGACTTCCGTCAGTGCTATTCCTCCAGACAGCTGCTCTACTGGTCCATGTGGTGGGCAATGGCCACCTGTGGCTACAACCAGACTGTCAACTATGTGCAG GTGCTGTGGGAGCATGTGCAGCCTTCGCAAAACTTCAGCATCTACAACGGAGGAGTGGAGGCGGTGTCCAACCTGTTTG GTGCAGCAACAGCCTACGGTATAGGCTTCACTGAGGTGAGATGGGAACAGTGGGGAGAGCTGGCCCTGGGTGGTTTCTCTGGACTCGGGTCAGCAGCGCTCTTCCTCATGACCTTCACTGGCAACATCTGGATCTGCTACATCAGTTATGTTGTTTTCAAGGGCCTGTACATGCTGCTGATAACAATAGCCAT GTTCCAGATTGCAGCAGATCTGACAATGGAAAGATACGCACTGGTTTTTGGGGCAAACAGCTTTGGAGCATTGGCCCTACAGACGATCATCACTTCTGTTGTGGTCGACAGTAGAGGACTGGGCCTGGGCATCATCCCACAG TTCACAATATATGCCAGCTACTTCTCATTCATCGCCGTTGTCTTTTCACTTCGGGGATTGTTTACCATTTGGACAGCCCGGAGAAGAAGCAAAGACTCCATGgctccagagaaaacagaaccTCCAGACTCTGTTGAACACAAATTCTAA
- the agfg1a gene encoding arf-GAP domain and FG repeat-containing protein 1a isoform X1 — protein sequence MAASAKRKQEEKHLKMLREMTSLPPNRKCFDCDQRGPTYANMTVGSFVCTSCSGILRGLNPPHRVKSISMTTFTQQEIEFLQKHGNEVCKQMWLGLYDDRTSSIPDFREPQKVKEFLQEKYEKKRWYVPPEQAKVVASVHASISGSSNSSTSSTPEVRPLKSLLGESAPSLHLNKNTPPNQSPVVSRGQTHQQQFHDKRFDLLSDLGGDIFAAPPNMNAGTSSGFANFAHFNSHTTAQNANANADFANFDAFGSTSGSTGGFPSAPKAPFHPTNTAFTVLSSSRSVGEFATALPLQGVHSSASGGLANANFANFDNFPKSCSADFGAFSSSSQSNSTGAGRDAVQSTSLPADRYAALADLDNVFSSAKTEQGGGIPGGVSSATAAAAAGVGGLSQKQQAALAGGDRYAALAELDTVFSSSSPATSVYNTTSTSQGGMFGPETGVSTAQAQQALPGMAQGFGAQSTNPFVAAGVAPAAAPTNPFQSNGRAANMAAAAAAAAVSFGTGSMSMPAGFGNAAAYNLPTSFSGTFQQPFPGQAPFPQPPAYPQQPNGGGYPAFGQAKPVVTPFGQAMAGPMVSSNPFLGAGPSAQYPAGGSSTNPFL from the exons ACGAGGACTGAATCCACCTCACAGAGTCAAGTCTATCTCCATGACAACCTTCACACAACAGGAAATCGAGTTCTTACAGAAACATGGCAATGAG gtgtgtAAGCAGATGTGGCTCGGCCTTTATGATGACAGAACCTCCTCAATACCAGACTTCAGAGAACCACAGAAAGTCAAGGAGTTCCTTCAAGAGAAATATGAGAAGAAGAGATG GTACGTACCTCCTGAGCAGGCCAAGGTAGTGGCATCCGTCCACGCTTCCATCTCTGGCtcctcaaacagcagcaccagcagcacaccGGAGGTTAGACCACTCAAATCCCTGCTGGGGGAGTCAGCCCCCTCCTTACACCTCAACAAGAACACTCCACCCAATCAG TCTCCAGTGGTGAGCCGTGGACAAACCCATCAGCAGCAGTTCCATGACAAGAGGTTTGACCTCCTCAGTGATTTGGGTGGAGACATCTTCGCTGCCCCGCCCAACATGAATGCAGGCACCAGCTCCGGTTTTGCTAACTTTGCACATTTCAACAGCCACACAA CAGCACAGAATGCCAATGCAAATGCAGACTTTGCTAATTTTGATGCATTCGGGAGCACTTCTGGGTCGACAGGTGGTTTCCCCTCAGCACCCAAAGCCCCATTTCATCCCACAAATACAG CATTCACTGTGCTCTCATCCAGCCGCAGTGTGGGTGAGTTTGCCACTGCTCTGCCTCTCCAGGGTGTACACA GTAGCGCCTCAGGGGGACTAGCAAATGCCAATTTTGCAAATTTTGACAACTTCCCCAAATCGTGTAGTGCTGACTTTGGAGCCTTCAGTTCTTCCTCCCAGAGTAACTCCACAGGAGCTGGCAGAGATGCTGTACAGAGTACTAGCCTCCCTGCTGATAGATACGCAGCCCTGGCTGACCTGGATAACGTGTTTAGCTCTGCCAAAACAGAGCAAG GAGGTGGTATTCCTGGCGGGGTGAGCTCAGCcacagcggcggcagcagcaggagtgggTGGTTTGTCTCAGAAGCAGCAAGCAGCGCTAGCAGGGGGAGACCGCTATGCTGCTCTTGCTGAGCTGGATACTGTCTTCAGCTCCTCGTCCCCTGCCACCAGTGTTTACAACACCACCAGCACCTCACAAGG GGGCATGTTTGGCCCAGAGACTGGGGTGTCAACAGCACAAGCACAGCAGGCTCTGCCTGGCATGGCTCAAGGTTTTGGAG CTCAGTCAACTAATCCGTTTGTAGCTGCTGGAGTCGCCCCGGCAGCTGCTCCCACCAACCCGTTCCAGAGCAACGGCAGAGCAGCAAatatggcagcagcagcagcagcagcagcag TCTCATTTGGCACAGGCTCCATGAGTATGCCAGCCGGATTTGGGAACGCTGCAGCCTACAACCTCCCCACCAGCTTTAGTGGAACCTTCCAGCAACCCTTTCCTGGCCAGGCTCCCTTCCCTCAACCTCCTGCATATCCCCAGCAACCCAATG GTGGTGGATATCCAGCCTTTGGCCAGGCTAAACCTGTTGTGACACCTTTTGGGCAGGCAATGGCTGGACCTATGGTCTCAAGCAACCCTTTCCTG GGTGCGGGTCCATCTGCACAATATCCAGCCGGAGGCTCCTCAACAAATCCCTTCTTATAG
- the agfg1a gene encoding arf-GAP domain and FG repeat-containing protein 1a isoform X4, whose translation MAASAKRKQEEKHLKMLREMTSLPPNRKCFDCDQRGPTYANMTVGSFVCTSCSGILRGLNPPHRVKSISMTTFTQQEIEFLQKHGNEVCKQMWLGLYDDRTSSIPDFREPQKVKEFLQEKYEKKRWYVPPEQAKVVASVHASISGSSNSSTSSTPEVRPLKSLLGESAPSLHLNKNTPPNQSPVVSRGQTHQQQFHDKRFDLLSDLGGDIFAAPPNMNAGTSSGFANFAHFNSHTTQNANANADFANFDAFGSTSGSTGGFPSAPKAPFHPTNTGSASGGLANANFANFDNFPKSCSADFGAFSSSSQSNSTGAGRDAVQSTSLPADRYAALADLDNVFSSAKTEQGGGIPGGVSSATAAAAAGVGGLSQKQQAALAGGDRYAALAELDTVFSSSSPATSVYNTTSTSQGGMFGPETGVSTAQAQQALPGMAQGFGAQSTNPFVAAGVAPAAAPTNPFQSNGRAANMAAAAAAAAVSFGTGSMSMPAGFGNAAAYNLPTSFSGTFQQPFPGQAPFPQPPAYPQQPNGGGYPAFGQAKPVVTPFGQAMAGPMVSSNPFLGAGPSAQYPAGGSSTNPFL comes from the exons ACGAGGACTGAATCCACCTCACAGAGTCAAGTCTATCTCCATGACAACCTTCACACAACAGGAAATCGAGTTCTTACAGAAACATGGCAATGAG gtgtgtAAGCAGATGTGGCTCGGCCTTTATGATGACAGAACCTCCTCAATACCAGACTTCAGAGAACCACAGAAAGTCAAGGAGTTCCTTCAAGAGAAATATGAGAAGAAGAGATG GTACGTACCTCCTGAGCAGGCCAAGGTAGTGGCATCCGTCCACGCTTCCATCTCTGGCtcctcaaacagcagcaccagcagcacaccGGAGGTTAGACCACTCAAATCCCTGCTGGGGGAGTCAGCCCCCTCCTTACACCTCAACAAGAACACTCCACCCAATCAG TCTCCAGTGGTGAGCCGTGGACAAACCCATCAGCAGCAGTTCCATGACAAGAGGTTTGACCTCCTCAGTGATTTGGGTGGAGACATCTTCGCTGCCCCGCCCAACATGAATGCAGGCACCAGCTCCGGTTTTGCTAACTTTGCACATTTCAACAGCCACACAA CACAGAATGCCAATGCAAATGCAGACTTTGCTAATTTTGATGCATTCGGGAGCACTTCTGGGTCGACAGGTGGTTTCCCCTCAGCACCCAAAGCCCCATTTCATCCCACAAATACAG GTAGCGCCTCAGGGGGACTAGCAAATGCCAATTTTGCAAATTTTGACAACTTCCCCAAATCGTGTAGTGCTGACTTTGGAGCCTTCAGTTCTTCCTCCCAGAGTAACTCCACAGGAGCTGGCAGAGATGCTGTACAGAGTACTAGCCTCCCTGCTGATAGATACGCAGCCCTGGCTGACCTGGATAACGTGTTTAGCTCTGCCAAAACAGAGCAAG GAGGTGGTATTCCTGGCGGGGTGAGCTCAGCcacagcggcggcagcagcaggagtgggTGGTTTGTCTCAGAAGCAGCAAGCAGCGCTAGCAGGGGGAGACCGCTATGCTGCTCTTGCTGAGCTGGATACTGTCTTCAGCTCCTCGTCCCCTGCCACCAGTGTTTACAACACCACCAGCACCTCACAAGG GGGCATGTTTGGCCCAGAGACTGGGGTGTCAACAGCACAAGCACAGCAGGCTCTGCCTGGCATGGCTCAAGGTTTTGGAG CTCAGTCAACTAATCCGTTTGTAGCTGCTGGAGTCGCCCCGGCAGCTGCTCCCACCAACCCGTTCCAGAGCAACGGCAGAGCAGCAAatatggcagcagcagcagcagcagcagcag TCTCATTTGGCACAGGCTCCATGAGTATGCCAGCCGGATTTGGGAACGCTGCAGCCTACAACCTCCCCACCAGCTTTAGTGGAACCTTCCAGCAACCCTTTCCTGGCCAGGCTCCCTTCCCTCAACCTCCTGCATATCCCCAGCAACCCAATG GTGGTGGATATCCAGCCTTTGGCCAGGCTAAACCTGTTGTGACACCTTTTGGGCAGGCAATGGCTGGACCTATGGTCTCAAGCAACCCTTTCCTG GGTGCGGGTCCATCTGCACAATATCCAGCCGGAGGCTCCTCAACAAATCCCTTCTTATAG
- the agfg1a gene encoding arf-GAP domain and FG repeat-containing protein 1a isoform X2, whose product MAASAKRKQEEKHLKMLREMTSLPPNRKCFDCDQRGPTYANMTVGSFVCTSCSGILRGLNPPHRVKSISMTTFTQQEIEFLQKHGNEVCKQMWLGLYDDRTSSIPDFREPQKVKEFLQEKYEKKRWYVPPEQAKVVASVHASISGSSNSSTSSTPEVRPLKSLLGESAPSLHLNKNTPPNQSPVVSRGQTHQQQFHDKRFDLLSDLGGDIFAAPPNMNAGTSSGFANFAHFNSHTTQNANANADFANFDAFGSTSGSTGGFPSAPKAPFHPTNTAFTVLSSSRSVGEFATALPLQGVHSSASGGLANANFANFDNFPKSCSADFGAFSSSSQSNSTGAGRDAVQSTSLPADRYAALADLDNVFSSAKTEQGGGIPGGVSSATAAAAAGVGGLSQKQQAALAGGDRYAALAELDTVFSSSSPATSVYNTTSTSQGGMFGPETGVSTAQAQQALPGMAQGFGAQSTNPFVAAGVAPAAAPTNPFQSNGRAANMAAAAAAAAVSFGTGSMSMPAGFGNAAAYNLPTSFSGTFQQPFPGQAPFPQPPAYPQQPNGGGYPAFGQAKPVVTPFGQAMAGPMVSSNPFLGAGPSAQYPAGGSSTNPFL is encoded by the exons ACGAGGACTGAATCCACCTCACAGAGTCAAGTCTATCTCCATGACAACCTTCACACAACAGGAAATCGAGTTCTTACAGAAACATGGCAATGAG gtgtgtAAGCAGATGTGGCTCGGCCTTTATGATGACAGAACCTCCTCAATACCAGACTTCAGAGAACCACAGAAAGTCAAGGAGTTCCTTCAAGAGAAATATGAGAAGAAGAGATG GTACGTACCTCCTGAGCAGGCCAAGGTAGTGGCATCCGTCCACGCTTCCATCTCTGGCtcctcaaacagcagcaccagcagcacaccGGAGGTTAGACCACTCAAATCCCTGCTGGGGGAGTCAGCCCCCTCCTTACACCTCAACAAGAACACTCCACCCAATCAG TCTCCAGTGGTGAGCCGTGGACAAACCCATCAGCAGCAGTTCCATGACAAGAGGTTTGACCTCCTCAGTGATTTGGGTGGAGACATCTTCGCTGCCCCGCCCAACATGAATGCAGGCACCAGCTCCGGTTTTGCTAACTTTGCACATTTCAACAGCCACACAA CACAGAATGCCAATGCAAATGCAGACTTTGCTAATTTTGATGCATTCGGGAGCACTTCTGGGTCGACAGGTGGTTTCCCCTCAGCACCCAAAGCCCCATTTCATCCCACAAATACAG CATTCACTGTGCTCTCATCCAGCCGCAGTGTGGGTGAGTTTGCCACTGCTCTGCCTCTCCAGGGTGTACACA GTAGCGCCTCAGGGGGACTAGCAAATGCCAATTTTGCAAATTTTGACAACTTCCCCAAATCGTGTAGTGCTGACTTTGGAGCCTTCAGTTCTTCCTCCCAGAGTAACTCCACAGGAGCTGGCAGAGATGCTGTACAGAGTACTAGCCTCCCTGCTGATAGATACGCAGCCCTGGCTGACCTGGATAACGTGTTTAGCTCTGCCAAAACAGAGCAAG GAGGTGGTATTCCTGGCGGGGTGAGCTCAGCcacagcggcggcagcagcaggagtgggTGGTTTGTCTCAGAAGCAGCAAGCAGCGCTAGCAGGGGGAGACCGCTATGCTGCTCTTGCTGAGCTGGATACTGTCTTCAGCTCCTCGTCCCCTGCCACCAGTGTTTACAACACCACCAGCACCTCACAAGG GGGCATGTTTGGCCCAGAGACTGGGGTGTCAACAGCACAAGCACAGCAGGCTCTGCCTGGCATGGCTCAAGGTTTTGGAG CTCAGTCAACTAATCCGTTTGTAGCTGCTGGAGTCGCCCCGGCAGCTGCTCCCACCAACCCGTTCCAGAGCAACGGCAGAGCAGCAAatatggcagcagcagcagcagcagcagcag TCTCATTTGGCACAGGCTCCATGAGTATGCCAGCCGGATTTGGGAACGCTGCAGCCTACAACCTCCCCACCAGCTTTAGTGGAACCTTCCAGCAACCCTTTCCTGGCCAGGCTCCCTTCCCTCAACCTCCTGCATATCCCCAGCAACCCAATG GTGGTGGATATCCAGCCTTTGGCCAGGCTAAACCTGTTGTGACACCTTTTGGGCAGGCAATGGCTGGACCTATGGTCTCAAGCAACCCTTTCCTG GGTGCGGGTCCATCTGCACAATATCCAGCCGGAGGCTCCTCAACAAATCCCTTCTTATAG
- the agfg1a gene encoding arf-GAP domain and FG repeat-containing protein 1a isoform X3, whose translation MAASAKRKQEEKHLKMLREMTSLPPNRKCFDCDQRGPTYANMTVGSFVCTSCSGILRGLNPPHRVKSISMTTFTQQEIEFLQKHGNEVCKQMWLGLYDDRTSSIPDFREPQKVKEFLQEKYEKKRWYVPPEQAKVVASVHASISGSSNSSTSSTPEVRPLKSLLGESAPSLHLNKNTPPNQSPVVSRGQTHQQQFHDKRFDLLSDLGGDIFAAPPNMNAGTSSGFANFAHFNSHTTAQNANANADFANFDAFGSTSGSTGGFPSAPKAPFHPTNTGSASGGLANANFANFDNFPKSCSADFGAFSSSSQSNSTGAGRDAVQSTSLPADRYAALADLDNVFSSAKTEQGGGIPGGVSSATAAAAAGVGGLSQKQQAALAGGDRYAALAELDTVFSSSSPATSVYNTTSTSQGGMFGPETGVSTAQAQQALPGMAQGFGAQSTNPFVAAGVAPAAAPTNPFQSNGRAANMAAAAAAAAVSFGTGSMSMPAGFGNAAAYNLPTSFSGTFQQPFPGQAPFPQPPAYPQQPNGGGYPAFGQAKPVVTPFGQAMAGPMVSSNPFLGAGPSAQYPAGGSSTNPFL comes from the exons ACGAGGACTGAATCCACCTCACAGAGTCAAGTCTATCTCCATGACAACCTTCACACAACAGGAAATCGAGTTCTTACAGAAACATGGCAATGAG gtgtgtAAGCAGATGTGGCTCGGCCTTTATGATGACAGAACCTCCTCAATACCAGACTTCAGAGAACCACAGAAAGTCAAGGAGTTCCTTCAAGAGAAATATGAGAAGAAGAGATG GTACGTACCTCCTGAGCAGGCCAAGGTAGTGGCATCCGTCCACGCTTCCATCTCTGGCtcctcaaacagcagcaccagcagcacaccGGAGGTTAGACCACTCAAATCCCTGCTGGGGGAGTCAGCCCCCTCCTTACACCTCAACAAGAACACTCCACCCAATCAG TCTCCAGTGGTGAGCCGTGGACAAACCCATCAGCAGCAGTTCCATGACAAGAGGTTTGACCTCCTCAGTGATTTGGGTGGAGACATCTTCGCTGCCCCGCCCAACATGAATGCAGGCACCAGCTCCGGTTTTGCTAACTTTGCACATTTCAACAGCCACACAA CAGCACAGAATGCCAATGCAAATGCAGACTTTGCTAATTTTGATGCATTCGGGAGCACTTCTGGGTCGACAGGTGGTTTCCCCTCAGCACCCAAAGCCCCATTTCATCCCACAAATACAG GTAGCGCCTCAGGGGGACTAGCAAATGCCAATTTTGCAAATTTTGACAACTTCCCCAAATCGTGTAGTGCTGACTTTGGAGCCTTCAGTTCTTCCTCCCAGAGTAACTCCACAGGAGCTGGCAGAGATGCTGTACAGAGTACTAGCCTCCCTGCTGATAGATACGCAGCCCTGGCTGACCTGGATAACGTGTTTAGCTCTGCCAAAACAGAGCAAG GAGGTGGTATTCCTGGCGGGGTGAGCTCAGCcacagcggcggcagcagcaggagtgggTGGTTTGTCTCAGAAGCAGCAAGCAGCGCTAGCAGGGGGAGACCGCTATGCTGCTCTTGCTGAGCTGGATACTGTCTTCAGCTCCTCGTCCCCTGCCACCAGTGTTTACAACACCACCAGCACCTCACAAGG GGGCATGTTTGGCCCAGAGACTGGGGTGTCAACAGCACAAGCACAGCAGGCTCTGCCTGGCATGGCTCAAGGTTTTGGAG CTCAGTCAACTAATCCGTTTGTAGCTGCTGGAGTCGCCCCGGCAGCTGCTCCCACCAACCCGTTCCAGAGCAACGGCAGAGCAGCAAatatggcagcagcagcagcagcagcagcag TCTCATTTGGCACAGGCTCCATGAGTATGCCAGCCGGATTTGGGAACGCTGCAGCCTACAACCTCCCCACCAGCTTTAGTGGAACCTTCCAGCAACCCTTTCCTGGCCAGGCTCCCTTCCCTCAACCTCCTGCATATCCCCAGCAACCCAATG GTGGTGGATATCCAGCCTTTGGCCAGGCTAAACCTGTTGTGACACCTTTTGGGCAGGCAATGGCTGGACCTATGGTCTCAAGCAACCCTTTCCTG GGTGCGGGTCCATCTGCACAATATCCAGCCGGAGGCTCCTCAACAAATCCCTTCTTATAG